Proteins encoded within one genomic window of Tepidanaerobacter syntrophicus:
- a CDS encoding saccharopine dehydrogenase NADP-binding domain-containing protein gives MEKFAFIIHPIEVSDVFRKLKFMEKLPPNMVEAIMKYVPPFTISHITGVKSPYNEAEGWFVTCPLTTRQMIELPEDFVIKKIIKAGKLAEKLGAKIVGLGAFTSVVGDAGITIAKNLNIPVTTGNSYTVATAIEGTKKAAEIMGKDIKEAQVLVIGAAGSIGKVCAQILARDCKHLTLVGRHTEKLQDVADKILKDTGNSVKITSDTRSAVRNADVIVTVTSSLDTIIEAEDLKPGAVVCDVSRPRDVSKEVAEKRDDVLIIEGGVVEVPGDVNFNFNFGFPPKTSYACMAETMMLALEGRYESFSLGRDLTVEQVEEITRIANKHGFKLAGFRSFEREVTQEQIENIKRNAKKKQEQAS, from the coding sequence ATGGAAAAATTTGCCTTTATAATACATCCTATCGAAGTATCTGATGTATTTAGAAAATTGAAGTTCATGGAAAAACTGCCGCCAAACATGGTGGAGGCTATAATGAAATACGTGCCGCCTTTTACAATTTCTCACATTACGGGAGTAAAAAGCCCATACAATGAAGCCGAGGGCTGGTTTGTTACATGTCCACTGACAACACGACAAATGATTGAACTTCCGGAAGACTTTGTAATTAAAAAAATTATAAAGGCAGGGAAACTGGCGGAGAAACTAGGAGCTAAAATAGTCGGCCTTGGCGCCTTTACATCAGTAGTGGGAGATGCCGGAATTACTATTGCCAAAAACTTAAACATACCTGTTACCACGGGCAATAGCTATACCGTTGCTACTGCCATAGAAGGCACAAAAAAAGCTGCTGAAATTATGGGTAAAGACATAAAAGAAGCTCAGGTGTTGGTTATTGGAGCTGCCGGGTCTATCGGAAAGGTATGTGCTCAAATTCTTGCAAGAGACTGCAAACATCTGACGCTTGTTGGAAGGCATACAGAAAAACTTCAGGATGTAGCTGATAAAATACTAAAAGATACAGGGAATTCTGTGAAAATAACATCAGATACAAGAAGCGCCGTAAGAAATGCAGATGTTATTGTGACGGTTACCAGCAGTCTTGATACGATAATTGAAGCAGAGGATTTAAAGCCCGGTGCGGTAGTATGCGATGTATCCCGGCCAAGGGATGTTTCAAAGGAAGTTGCCGAAAAACGCGATGATGTCCTTATAATAGAGGGTGGCGTAGTAGAAGTTCCCGGCGACGTAAATTTCAATTTTAATTTTGGTTTTCCACCAAAAACTTCTTACGCCTGTATGGCTGAAACTATGATGCTGGCGTTAGAGGGCCGCTATGAGAGCTTTTCCTTGGGTAGAGATCTGACGGTAGAACAGGTAGAAGAGATAACAAGGATAGCCAACAAGCATGGATTTAAATTAGCCGGCTTTAGGAGTTTCGAACGGGAAGTAACGCAGGAGCAGATTGAAAACATTAAAAGGAACGCGAAGAAAAAACAAGAGCAGGCAAGCTGA